A stretch of the Flavobacterium aquiphilum genome encodes the following:
- a CDS encoding cysteine desulfurase family protein: MKKVYLDNASTTQVHPEVIAEMTKILTEDYGNPSSTHSLGRNAKSILELSRKSIAKQLNATAAEIIFTSCGTEANNWIMRSAVKDLKVTQIITSKIEHHAVLHTAMALQNEYGIEVDYVKIKANGQVDLTHLVELLSGGKKTLVSLMHVNNETGTILDIDKVSQICQEHHALFHSDTVQSVGKIKIDLQRTPVDFILASAHKFHGPKGVGFAFVRKNSGLQPLFFGGEQEKGQRPGTEAIHQIAGMSKALELSYQNLESESQYIASLKDYAIEKLKANFPGFKINGENTLYNLLNVVLPFDESKISMLLFHLDMKGIAVSRGSACQSGSIKPSHVLAEMLSDDDLKKPSIRISFSHFNTKEDIDLLIEGLHSVQNS, encoded by the coding sequence ATGAAAAAAGTATATCTCGATAACGCTTCCACTACTCAGGTTCATCCGGAGGTAATAGCGGAAATGACAAAAATATTAACCGAAGATTACGGCAACCCTTCCTCTACACATAGTTTGGGACGCAATGCCAAAAGCATACTTGAACTTTCTAGAAAATCTATTGCAAAGCAACTAAACGCTACTGCAGCCGAAATTATTTTCACTTCCTGTGGCACCGAAGCCAATAACTGGATTATGCGTTCTGCGGTGAAAGATTTGAAGGTAACCCAAATTATTACCAGCAAAATAGAACACCACGCAGTACTTCATACGGCAATGGCGCTCCAAAATGAATATGGTATCGAAGTAGATTATGTAAAAATCAAAGCCAACGGGCAAGTCGATTTAACCCATTTGGTCGAATTATTATCAGGAGGGAAAAAGACTTTGGTTTCTTTGATGCATGTTAACAATGAAACCGGAACAATATTGGATATAGACAAAGTGAGCCAAATTTGCCAAGAACATCATGCTTTGTTCCATTCAGATACTGTGCAATCTGTTGGGAAAATCAAAATTGATCTGCAACGCACTCCTGTTGATTTTATCCTTGCAAGTGCCCATAAATTTCACGGGCCAAAAGGTGTTGGTTTTGCTTTTGTCCGAAAAAATTCTGGGCTACAGCCTTTGTTTTTTGGAGGAGAACAAGAAAAAGGACAACGCCCGGGAACAGAAGCTATCCACCAAATTGCAGGAATGTCAAAAGCCTTGGAACTTTCCTATCAAAATCTTGAATCCGAAAGCCAATATATTGCTTCATTGAAAGATTATGCCATTGAAAAACTAAAAGCAAATTTTCCCGGATTTAAAATCAATGGAGAAAACACACTTTATAATCTGCTTAATGTGGTTTTGCCTTTTGACGAAAGTAAAATTTCAATGCTTTTATTCCATTTAGATATGAAAGGTATTGCTGTTTCGAGAGGCAGCGCTTGTCAATCAGGAAGCATCAAACCTTCTCACGTACTGGCCGAAATGCTGTCCGATGATGATTTGAAAAAACCAAGCATCCGAATTTCTTTCAGCCATTTCAATACCAAAGAGGATATCGATTTATTAATTGAAGGATTGCATTCGGTTCAGAACAGTTAG
- a CDS encoding J domain-containing protein: MAFIDYYKILEIDKSATEADIKKAYRKLARKYHPDLNPNDKDAERKFKELNEANEVLSNPENRKKYDQYGENWEHGEEYEKARKQQQHYQHSGGQQGGFEGFSGFSGGGDYSDFFESMFGGGASRGRGRTAAFKGQDFNAELHLDLKDVYTTHKRTLTINGRNIRLTIPAGVENGQVIKIAGQGGEGANNGPKGDLYLTFNIANNTNFKLDKHNLYATVDIDLYTAVLGGEITANTFDGKVKLTVKPGTQNGTKVKLKGKGFPVYKKEGEFGDLYISYNIVLPTNLSHKEIELFSELSKLREK, from the coding sequence ATGGCATTTATAGATTATTATAAAATATTAGAGATAGACAAAAGTGCTACGGAAGCTGATATCAAAAAAGCATACCGAAAATTGGCACGTAAATACCATCCTGACCTAAATCCCAATGACAAAGATGCTGAGAGGAAATTCAAAGAACTCAATGAGGCCAATGAAGTTTTAAGCAATCCAGAAAACCGGAAAAAGTATGATCAGTACGGTGAAAACTGGGAGCATGGCGAAGAGTATGAAAAAGCCAGAAAACAACAGCAGCACTATCAACATTCGGGAGGACAACAGGGAGGTTTTGAAGGATTCAGTGGATTTTCAGGCGGCGGTGATTATTCGGATTTTTTTGAATCAATGTTTGGGGGAGGTGCTTCAAGAGGCAGAGGACGTACAGCAGCTTTTAAGGGGCAAGATTTTAATGCCGAATTGCATTTGGATTTAAAAGATGTTTATACCACCCACAAACGTACTCTTACCATAAATGGAAGAAATATACGGTTAACGATTCCTGCCGGTGTCGAAAATGGCCAAGTTATTAAAATTGCGGGACAAGGTGGGGAAGGTGCGAATAATGGTCCCAAAGGCGATTTGTACCTGACATTCAATATTGCAAACAACACCAATTTTAAACTCGACAAACACAATTTGTATGCAACGGTTGATATAGATTTATATACAGCTGTTTTGGGAGGAGAAATAACTGCCAATACTTTTGATGGGAAAGTAAAGTTAACCGTTAAACCAGGGACTCAGAATGGCACTAAAGTGAAATTGAAAGGAAAAGGTTTTCCGGTTTATAAAAAAGAAGGTGAATTTGGAGATTTATACATTTCCTATAATATTGTTTTGCCTACCAATCTTAGCCATAAGGAAATAGAGCTATTTTCCGAATTGTCGAAGCTGAGAGAAAAATAA
- a CDS encoding MlaE family ABC transporter permease, producing MNSFFKIIESFKNFLIEIGELSDFAGRFFKQAFKRPLEFKEFLRQCYNMGNRSLLLVGVTGFIIGLVFTLQSRPTLQQFGAVSWIPAMVSVSIIREIGPIITALICAGRIGSGIGAELGSMRVTEQIDAMEVSGTNPFKYLVVTRILATTLMLPILVFIGDAVGLFGSYLVENLKGDVSFLLYFTQVFNHLEFFDVIPSTIKSFFFGFAIGLVGCFKGYYCKKGTAGVGLAANSAVVFSSMLLFIIDFIAVFVSNVFYNI from the coding sequence ATGAATAGTTTTTTTAAAATCATAGAATCATTCAAAAATTTTCTTATCGAGATCGGCGAGCTATCTGATTTTGCCGGGCGTTTTTTTAAACAAGCATTCAAACGCCCATTAGAATTCAAAGAATTTCTCAGACAATGTTACAATATGGGGAACCGTTCCCTGCTTTTGGTTGGGGTTACCGGATTCATTATCGGTTTGGTATTTACACTACAGTCCAGACCTACTTTACAACAATTTGGCGCCGTTTCATGGATTCCTGCGATGGTTAGTGTTTCCATCATCAGAGAAATTGGTCCTATTATAACTGCTTTGATTTGTGCCGGACGAATAGGTTCTGGAATTGGGGCCGAATTGGGTTCTATGCGTGTGACTGAGCAAATAGATGCTATGGAAGTTTCCGGAACAAATCCTTTTAAATATTTGGTGGTTACCCGAATTTTGGCAACTACTTTGATGCTGCCTATTTTGGTTTTTATTGGGGATGCAGTTGGGCTTTTTGGATCCTATTTGGTCGAAAATTTAAAAGGAGACGTTTCCTTTTTACTTTATTTTACTCAGGTTTTCAATCATTTGGAATTTTTTGACGTTATTCCTTCAACAATCAAATCTTTTTTCTTTGGTTTTGCTATCGGATTGGTCGGTTGTTTTAAAGGATATTATTGCAAAAAAGGAACTGCAGGAGTAGGGCTGGCGGCAAATTCGGCGGTAGTTTTTTCTTCGATGTTGCTTTTTATTATCGACTTTATAGCGGTTTTTGTTTCCAATGTTTTTTATAATATCTGA
- a CDS encoding Smr/MutS family protein has product MFNKGDKVSVLDEAVDGIVISVKDKIVTIETVDGFVMNFEANELIKTGESANLMENIKGMNINEIKKEKEIPKPRSFVKEKKDKHELPVPEFDLHIEKLVPNKRGMSNYDILTLQTETAQRHIEFAIRNRIPKIVFIHGVGEGILKAELDFLLGRYDNVVFQDANYQKYGSGATEVYFKQNTK; this is encoded by the coding sequence ATGTTCAATAAAGGAGATAAGGTTTCGGTTCTTGATGAAGCTGTTGACGGTATAGTCATATCTGTAAAAGATAAGATAGTTACGATTGAAACAGTGGATGGCTTTGTTATGAATTTTGAAGCCAACGAACTGATAAAAACTGGTGAATCGGCTAATTTGATGGAAAACATCAAAGGCATGAACATCAATGAAATCAAAAAAGAAAAGGAGATTCCGAAGCCTCGAAGTTTTGTAAAAGAAAAGAAAGACAAACACGAATTACCAGTACCGGAATTTGATTTACATATCGAAAAACTGGTGCCTAACAAGCGTGGAATGTCAAATTATGATATTTTGACTTTGCAAACAGAAACAGCACAACGCCACATTGAATTTGCAATTCGCAACCGGATTCCAAAAATTGTTTTTATACACGGTGTAGGCGAAGGTATACTGAAAGCCGAATTAGATTTTCTGTTAGGCCGTTATGACAATGTTGTATTTCAAGATGCCAATTACCAAAAATACGGTTCGGGTGCAACTGAAGTGTATTTTAAACAAAACACAAAGTAA
- the creD gene encoding cell envelope integrity protein CreD, which yields METQENQNSSPVSFFQSLFQSTTAKMLMVGFLTLILLIPLEFVKSLISERSIRQEEVISEINGKWGESVYFYGPILKIPYTVFEETLSTNQKTNETVKQLKAITKYAYFFPEDLKAKSNVTTKLLNRNNYESVVYSSKMNFSGQYIQPDFSSKNIPLENIQWNKATILIKTTNLKSIKDEVKINIGGTKFTFEPVYSNNMNDSTQALETGFIDLKSILKTDKTNFGFDINYNGSKQIKMVPIGKTTQLNMQSNWASPSFTGNFLPDDKTKKIDSNGFVANWKILHINRAFSQQFFETLPELGAYAFGVDFVIPVNQYQQNERAAKYGFLVIGLTFLVFFLIQSISKIKIHIFQYAMIGLALILFYTLLISITEHSSFTKAYLIAATAVISLIALYSVSILKGKKFPSFIAAALTGLYTFIYVIIQLENYALLVGSIGLFAILAAVMYFSRKIDWNK from the coding sequence ACAACTGCCAAAATGTTAATGGTAGGATTTTTAACCCTCATTTTACTAATTCCTTTGGAATTTGTCAAAAGTCTAATCAGCGAACGCTCGATACGTCAGGAAGAAGTTATTTCCGAAATTAACGGCAAGTGGGGAGAAAGTGTCTATTTTTATGGCCCCATCTTAAAAATACCTTACACTGTTTTTGAGGAAACGCTATCCACCAACCAAAAAACCAACGAAACGGTAAAACAACTAAAAGCAATTACCAAATACGCTTACTTTTTTCCGGAAGATTTAAAGGCAAAATCCAATGTCACCACTAAGTTGCTCAACAGAAATAACTACGAGTCAGTGGTGTATAGTTCCAAAATGAATTTTTCAGGGCAATACATTCAGCCTGATTTCAGCAGTAAAAATATTCCGCTAGAAAACATTCAATGGAACAAAGCCACAATATTGATAAAAACCACTAACCTAAAAAGCATTAAAGATGAGGTAAAAATCAATATTGGCGGAACAAAATTTACTTTTGAACCGGTTTACAGCAATAATATGAACGATTCTACCCAAGCGCTCGAAACTGGTTTTATTGACTTGAAAAGCATTTTAAAAACTGACAAAACCAACTTCGGTTTCGACATAAACTACAACGGAAGCAAACAAATAAAAATGGTCCCAATTGGAAAAACCACACAATTAAACATGCAATCCAATTGGGCCTCGCCAAGCTTCACAGGTAATTTCCTTCCCGATGACAAAACCAAGAAAATAGATTCTAACGGTTTTGTTGCCAATTGGAAAATCCTTCATATCAACAGAGCCTTTTCACAACAATTCTTTGAAACTTTGCCTGAATTGGGAGCTTATGCCTTTGGAGTTGACTTTGTGATTCCGGTAAACCAATACCAACAAAACGAAAGAGCTGCAAAATATGGTTTTCTGGTAATTGGCCTAACGTTTTTGGTTTTCTTTTTGATTCAATCCATCAGTAAAATCAAAATCCATATTTTCCAATACGCAATGATTGGGCTAGCTTTGATTTTATTTTACACACTACTAATTTCAATCACTGAGCATAGCAGTTTCACAAAAGCATATCTCATTGCAGCCACCGCAGTAATATCGTTGATTGCACTCTACTCCGTTTCAATACTAAAAGGCAAAAAATTTCCATCTTTTATAGCTGCTGCGCTAACCGGATTATACACTTTTATTTATGTAATTATCCAACTGGAAAACTATGCACTTTTGGTAGGAAGCATCGGTTTGTTTGCCATCCTTGCCGCAGTAATGTACTTTTCAAGAAAAATTGACTGGAATAAATAA
- a CDS encoding ABC transporter ATP-binding protein — translation MESNVKNNKSIVVIKDLKKRFGDNIVLDGFNLELFQGENLVVMGKSGSGKSVMIKCLIGLEEPDEGSIEVMDKNIKQLSPEALDELRTEVGFLFQGSALYDSMSVRENLEFPLRRHTKKFGIIGDTTPLVMEALESVGLANTVDLMPNELSGGMKRRIALARTLILKPKIILYDEPTTGLDPITSKEILMLMMSVQKKYNTSSIIITHDVDCARMISNRMILLIDGINYAEGTFESLSTSHDPKVQAFFK, via the coding sequence ATGGAATCGAATGTAAAAAATAATAAATCGATTGTAGTTATCAAAGATCTGAAAAAAAGATTTGGTGATAATATTGTTCTGGATGGCTTTAATTTGGAACTTTTTCAAGGTGAAAACCTAGTGGTTATGGGTAAATCGGGTTCAGGAAAGTCGGTGATGATAAAATGTCTTATTGGATTGGAGGAACCAGATGAAGGGAGTATTGAGGTGATGGATAAGAACATAAAACAGCTTTCGCCCGAGGCTTTGGACGAGCTTCGAACAGAGGTTGGATTTCTTTTTCAGGGGAGTGCTTTGTATGATTCGATGTCGGTTCGCGAAAACTTGGAATTTCCTTTGCGAAGACATACTAAAAAGTTCGGAATTATAGGAGATACGACTCCGCTGGTTATGGAAGCGTTGGAAAGTGTCGGTTTGGCCAATACTGTCGATCTGATGCCGAATGAACTTTCTGGAGGAATGAAGCGTAGAATTGCTTTGGCAAGGACTTTAATTTTGAAACCAAAAATTATTTTGTATGATGAACCCACAACCGGATTGGACCCAATTACTTCAAAAGAGATTTTGATGTTAATGATGTCTGTTCAAAAAAAATACAATACATCATCCATAATTATTACACACGATGTGGATTGTGCCAGAATGATTTCAAACCGAATGATTTTATTAATTGACGGAATAAATTATGCCGAAGGGACTTTTGAGAGTTTGTCAACTTCGCATGATCCCAAAGTGCAAGCGTTTTTTAAGTAA
- a CDS encoding MlaD family protein: MEKSDSEKIKLGIFVITGLMLFVLVVYFVGNKQKMFGSTNHLTAVFTNVNGLQLGNNVRYAGINVGTVRGIEMINDSTINVDMIIDESMFQNIKKDALANIGSDGLVGSMVINIAPGKGNQPHIEAGDVIQSVNRVRTDDMLNTLSVTNKNAALLTVDLLKITKEINQGKGSLGTLLNDTIMASDLKQTMNYLKMTSKGTTEIVENLNKTVSALGDKNSVIGVLNDPATAKKISTIVNNLDQSSQEINNVVTNLNATISNIKNGKGAINYLSNDPHLVKKIDSTMTNLNKATILLNEDLEAMKHSFLLRGYFKKQEKAKQKQQ, from the coding sequence ATGGAAAAATCAGATTCAGAAAAAATAAAATTAGGCATTTTTGTCATAACGGGACTGATGCTTTTTGTTCTCGTAGTTTATTTTGTTGGCAATAAGCAAAAGATGTTTGGAAGCACCAATCATTTAACCGCTGTTTTTACCAATGTAAACGGTTTGCAGCTGGGGAATAATGTTCGCTATGCGGGTATCAACGTCGGGACGGTTAGAGGAATCGAGATGATAAATGATAGCACCATCAATGTGGATATGATTATCGATGAATCGATGTTTCAGAATATTAAAAAAGATGCTTTGGCGAATATTGGTTCTGATGGTTTGGTAGGAAGTATGGTAATCAATATCGCTCCAGGAAAAGGAAATCAACCGCATATTGAGGCAGGTGATGTCATTCAATCTGTTAATCGCGTTCGTACCGATGATATGTTGAATACGTTGAGTGTAACCAATAAAAATGCGGCCTTGCTTACTGTCGATTTACTTAAAATCACCAAAGAGATTAACCAGGGAAAAGGTTCATTGGGCACTTTGTTGAATGATACTATTATGGCATCAGACTTAAAGCAGACTATGAATTACTTAAAAATGACAAGCAAAGGAACAACTGAAATTGTTGAGAACCTGAATAAAACGGTTAGCGCTTTAGGAGACAAAAACAGTGTGATTGGGGTTTTGAATGATCCCGCCACAGCCAAAAAAATTAGCACAATCGTAAATAATCTGGATCAGTCCAGTCAAGAGATAAACAATGTAGTGACTAATTTAAACGCTACGATTTCGAATATAAAAAATGGAAAAGGTGCGATTAATTATTTGTCCAATGATCCTCATTTGGTCAAAAAAATAGATTCCACAATGACGAACCTGAATAAAGCGACTATTCTCCTAAATGAAGACCTTGAAGCCATGAAACACAGTTTTTTATTGAGAGGTTATTTTAAAAAACAGGAAAAAGCGAAACAGAAACAACAATAA
- a CDS encoding chaperone modulator CbpM encodes MDRDNWILLQTICSHYQVESSFFTNLRDLGLIEIEVIEQSLYINENQVHNLERMIRLHHELEVNPEGIDVVFNLLQKIENLQKELITTQNRLRLYEN; translated from the coding sequence ATGGACAGAGATAACTGGATACTGCTGCAAACGATTTGCTCTCACTATCAGGTTGAGAGTTCTTTTTTTACCAATCTTCGTGATTTGGGTTTGATTGAAATTGAAGTTATCGAGCAATCGCTTTATATCAATGAAAATCAAGTGCATAATTTGGAACGAATGATCAGGCTGCATCACGAGTTGGAAGTGAATCCTGAAGGAATTGATGTTGTTTTTAATCTTTTGCAAAAAATAGAAAATTTACAGAAAGAGTTGATAACAACCCAAAATAGATTGCGTTTATATGAAAATTAA
- a CDS encoding EamA family transporter: MKKYKYYFAAFFAFFLWGFFSLGLKPISNYASLDIMFYRVFFSALTITTINLLFRKNNIRKNWNDFSEMSSQKKKNTLILTLVGAIILSANWFIFIYVVNHVSVKAGSLAYLICPILTTVFAFVLLREKLTKWQWLAVSISTFSCIILSLNHFQDILYSLIVAATFALYLVSQRKNSELDKFLILNIQLLFVALLFLPFYPKYSGAIPTEPLFYACLFSIVVFFTIIPLFLNLYALKGITSSTVGIMMYINPIINFGIAIFYFNEKVTLLQLFSYSLILFSIIVFNKNIIFGKRGKTKITAAVSKSI, from the coding sequence ATGAAAAAATACAAATATTACTTCGCTGCTTTTTTTGCTTTTTTCCTTTGGGGCTTTTTCAGTTTGGGGTTAAAACCTATATCAAACTATGCTTCATTAGACATAATGTTCTATCGTGTTTTTTTTAGTGCACTAACAATAACCACGATAAATCTTCTTTTTAGAAAAAACAATATTCGAAAAAATTGGAATGATTTTTCGGAAATGTCATCTCAGAAGAAAAAAAACACACTTATTTTGACCTTAGTAGGTGCAATTATTTTGTCAGCCAATTGGTTTATTTTTATCTATGTTGTCAACCACGTGAGCGTAAAGGCTGGTTCTCTCGCCTATTTAATTTGTCCTATCTTGACAACTGTTTTTGCTTTTGTTTTGCTTCGCGAAAAATTAACAAAATGGCAATGGTTGGCTGTTTCCATAAGCACTTTTAGTTGTATTATTTTGTCATTAAACCATTTTCAAGACATTCTTTACAGTTTGATAGTGGCGGCAACTTTTGCATTGTATTTGGTCAGTCAGCGCAAAAATAGCGAGCTTGACAAGTTTCTTATCTTGAACATTCAATTGCTTTTTGTTGCTTTGCTTTTTTTACCTTTTTACCCAAAATACAGTGGGGCAATCCCAACCGAACCTTTATTTTATGCCTGTTTATTTAGCATAGTTGTTTTTTTCACAATAATTCCGCTATTCTTAAACTTATACGCATTAAAAGGCATCACCTCATCGACTGTAGGTATCATGATGTACATCAATCCGATAATCAATTTTGGCATAGCTATTTTCTACTTCAATGAGAAAGTTACTTTGCTTCAACTGTTTTCTTATTCTTTAATTTTGTTCTCGATCATTGTTTTTAACAAGAACATTATTTTTGGTAAAAGAGGTAAAACCAAAATAACTGCAGCCGTTTCAAAATCTATCTAA